AGCGACTTCCAGCCGAGACCCGCACTCGCCAGCAGCACCGCGGCGGCGATCCACTGCCGCTCCACGGATACGATGCCCGCCGTCGGAGAGGCCGAAATGCGGCTGACCTCGGACGCGAACGCGCCGCCGTAGATGACGCCGATCCACAGCAGGGTATAGAGCTGGGTCAGCAGCTCACCGCGCGACCGTACATGGTGGCCGCGCTGCAATTCCCGAAGGCGTCTGCGCCACAGCCGCGCGGATGGCACGGCCATCGTCGCGTGGCTCACGCCTCGAGCTCGATACGCGTGTCGGCTACGGCCTCGACCAGATCAGCGTCGTGCGATGCCATCAATACCGCGGTGCCTGCCGCCCTCTCCTCGATCAGTCGGCGGCTCAGCCATGAACGGCCTGCAGCGTCCAGGCGCTGCTCCGGTTCGTCGAGTACGAGCAGCCGGCGCGGGCGGACAAAGCATGAAGCCAGTGCCAGGCGTTTCCGCTGGCCCGCGGACAGGCTCGGCGGCAGCTGGTCGCGCGCCGCTTCCAGGCCAAGCTCCGACACCACTCGCCCTGCCACACTCACCGGCGTGCCGTGCGCAAATGCGAGGAGTTCCAGATGCTCCGTGACC
The sequence above is drawn from the Longimicrobiales bacterium genome and encodes:
- a CDS encoding ABC transporter ATP-binding protein; this translates as MRNTPAGGEALTVEGLTRRFGPHTVLDNVSFTVASGQVVALIGPNGAGKSTLLRCVVGADRADAGQVRFGGRPIDESDPWVRAAVAAALDDVDFFPDLSVTEHLELLAFAHGTPVSVAGRVVSELGLEAARDQLPPSLSAGQRKRLALASCFVRPRRLLVLDEPEQRLDAAGRSWLSRRLIEERAAGTAVLMASHDADLVEAVADTRIELEA